A DNA window from Sphingomonas changnyeongensis contains the following coding sequences:
- a CDS encoding DUF885 domain-containing protein: MDRREFIGAAALLGIGGATGLMTAPLRAQTGSADAALSALFERIFAESVARSPELATQLGLDRGAGAALKAQLAPRTAARRADDLARVRTALERLRAVDRQTVSAANRLNLDVVIYQLEGQTVAPTRFGLDSVVRPYRLFQQGGAYFSVPDFLNTAHTVRAAEDAEAYLARLEAFARVLDEDTAEQQAQAARGYLAPGWSLDLTLAQLTRLRGQPVETGGMVMSLVTRARAAGLAGDWGARAARIVTDKVQPALDRQIAALRALRPTTRDGDGVWRVPDGEAIYAAALAQMTTTTMSPDEVHRMGLAQVAEISAELDTILKGQGLSTGSVGARLAELNRRPDQLYPDTPAGRAALIDSLNADVARMGAALPRFFATLPTQPLEIRAVPADIQDGASNGYYRGASLDGSRPAIYFINLKDVGDWPKYTLPALSYHEGTPGHHLQISLAQQSKDIPTLRKLGGFSAYSEGWALYAESIADEAGVYRTPVERAGFLQSYLFRAARLVVDTGLHSRRWSRTEAADYMVATTGFARPRTEREIERYCTQPGQACSYKVGHGVWQRLREEAERALGKRFDVRQFHEVLSEGAMPLTLLETRVRERIAAQQG, translated from the coding sequence ATGGACCGGCGGGAGTTTATCGGCGCAGCCGCGCTGCTTGGCATCGGTGGTGCGACGGGGCTGATGACCGCACCGCTCCGCGCGCAGACGGGATCGGCCGATGCGGCGCTGTCCGCCCTGTTCGAGCGGATTTTTGCCGAATCGGTCGCGCGTTCGCCCGAACTGGCGACCCAGCTTGGCCTCGACCGGGGGGCGGGGGCGGCGCTCAAGGCGCAGCTTGCCCCGCGCACGGCGGCCCGCCGCGCGGACGATCTGGCGCGCGTCCGCACCGCGCTTGAACGGCTGCGCGCCGTTGACCGGCAGACGGTGTCGGCGGCCAATCGGCTCAACCTTGATGTCGTCATCTATCAGCTTGAAGGGCAGACGGTCGCCCCCACGCGCTTCGGGCTGGATTCGGTCGTGCGCCCCTACCGCCTGTTCCAGCAGGGCGGGGCCTATTTCTCGGTTCCCGATTTCCTCAACACCGCGCACACGGTCCGCGCCGCCGAGGATGCCGAGGCCTATCTGGCGCGGCTCGAAGCCTTTGCCCGCGTGCTCGACGAGGACACGGCGGAGCAGCAGGCACAGGCGGCGCGCGGCTATCTCGCGCCCGGCTGGTCGCTCGACCTGACGCTGGCCCAGCTGACGCGGCTGCGCGGCCAGCCGGTCGAGACCGGCGGCATGGTGATGTCGCTCGTCACCCGCGCCAGGGCGGCGGGGCTGGCCGGCGACTGGGGCGCGCGCGCGGCGCGCATCGTGACCGACAAGGTGCAGCCCGCGCTCGACCGGCAGATCGCGGCGCTGCGCGCGCTGCGCCCGACGACGCGCGACGGCGACGGCGTGTGGCGGGTGCCCGACGGCGAGGCGATCTATGCCGCCGCACTCGCCCAGATGACCACCACGACCATGAGCCCCGACGAGGTGCACCGCATGGGGCTGGCGCAGGTGGCCGAGATCAGCGCCGAGCTGGACACGATCCTGAAGGGCCAGGGGCTGAGCACGGGCAGCGTCGGCGCGCGGCTCGCCGAACTCAACCGCCGTCCCGACCAGCTTTATCCCGACACGCCTGCGGGCCGCGCGGCGCTGATCGACAGCCTCAATGCCGATGTCGCGCGCATGGGGGCGGCGCTGCCGCGCTTCTTTGCGACGCTGCCGACCCAGCCGCTCGAAATCCGCGCGGTGCCGGCGGACATTCAGGACGGCGCGTCCAACGGCTATTATCGCGGCGCCTCGCTCGACGGGTCGCGCCCGGCCATCTATTTCATCAACCTGAAGGATGTCGGCGACTGGCCGAAATACACGCTGCCGGCGCTGTCCTATCATGAAGGCACGCCCGGCCATCATCTGCAGATCAGCCTGGCCCAGCAGTCGAAGGACATTCCGACGCTGCGCAAGCTGGGCGGGTTTTCGGCCTATTCGGAGGGCTGGGCGCTCTATGCCGAAAGCATCGCCGACGAGGCCGGGGTCTATCGCACCCCGGTCGAACGGGCCGGGTTCCTGCAATCCTATCTGTTCCGCGCCGCGCGGCTGGTGGTCGATACCGGGCTGCACAGCCGCCGCTGGAGCCGCACCGAGGCCGCCGATTACATGGTCGCGACCACCGGCTTCGCCCGGCCGCGCACCGAGCGCGAGATCGAACGCTATTGTACCCAGCCGGGGCAGGCATGCAGCTACAAGGTCGGCCACGGCGTCTGGCAGAGGCTGCGCGAAGAGGCCGAACGCGCGCTCGGCAAAAGGTTCGACGTGCGCCAGTTCCACGAGGTGCTGAGCGAGGGGGCGATGCCGCTCACCCTGCTCGAGACGCGGGTCCGCGAACGCATCGCCGCGCAGCAGGGGTAA
- a CDS encoding ATP-binding protein, whose amino-acid sequence MPLPHFDRLAGLVLLARPPIDRGLDWEDFDLLRVVGRQAASYLSEARGQEALSEARRFDEFNRRFAFILHDIKNLVSQLSLLARNAARHAENPDFRADMIATLNDAATRLGDLLARLAPHDRGRAEEPRALRVQALLAGVAARCGTARVELGGDPDLALLADPARLEQAVAHLVQNALDASPPGVPVAVRTVRRGLEGAIEIIDQGRGMSRDFIRTELFRPFSSTKAGGFGIGAYEARALVAAMGGRIEVESHEGQGSRFTLILPRASIDEAA is encoded by the coding sequence GTGCCCCTGCCGCATTTCGACCGGCTGGCCGGGCTGGTGCTGCTCGCCCGCCCGCCGATCGATCGTGGGCTGGACTGGGAAGATTTCGATCTGCTGCGCGTCGTCGGCCGGCAGGCCGCCAGCTATCTGAGCGAGGCGCGCGGGCAGGAGGCGCTGTCCGAAGCGCGGCGCTTCGACGAGTTCAACCGCCGTTTCGCCTTCATCCTGCACGACATCAAGAATCTGGTCAGCCAGCTGAGCCTGCTGGCGCGCAACGCCGCCCGCCATGCCGAGAATCCCGATTTCCGCGCCGACATGATCGCGACGCTCAACGATGCCGCGACGCGGCTGGGCGATCTGCTGGCGCGGCTGGCCCCGCATGATCGCGGCCGGGCGGAGGAGCCGCGCGCGCTGCGCGTGCAGGCGCTGCTCGCCGGGGTGGCGGCGCGCTGCGGGACGGCGCGGGTCGAGCTGGGGGGCGATCCCGATCTGGCGCTGCTCGCCGATCCCGCGCGGCTGGAACAGGCGGTCGCCCATCTGGTCCAGAATGCGCTCGACGCGTCGCCGCCCGGCGTGCCGGTTGCCGTCCGCACGGTCCGCCGCGGGCTGGAGGGCGCGATCGAGATCATCGACCAGGGGCGCGGCATGAGCCGCGATTTCATCCGCACCGAGCTGTTCCGTCCCTTTTCCTCCACCAAGGCCGGCGGCTTTGGCATCGGCGCCTATGAGGCGCGGGCGCTGGTCGCGGCGATGGGCGGACGGATCGAGGTGGAAAGCCATGAGGGGCAGGGCAGCCGGTTCACGCTGATCCTGCCCCGCGCCAGCATCGACGAGGCCGCATGA
- a CDS encoding cytochrome P450 translates to MATLAPPAAAQSAPASAGAATDKAIDPLDVSRAELYAEDRWQEPFRRLRAEAPVYYCEDSAFGPYWSVSTYKPIVHVEALPEIYSSQPTITIADPIEGEPRMPMFIAMDRPKHTEQRRTVSPAFTPSEIGRMAIDVRRRTEEILDTLPIGQTFDWVDKVSIELTTQMLAILFDFPWEDRRKLTFWSDWAGDIELVHNEDTRQQRLMHMFECAAYFRKLWDEKKGKPMTPDLISMMLHSDAMSEMDDMEFLGNLILLIVGGNDTTRNSMSAAVYGLNLFPDERTKLETNPGLIPNAVQEIIRWQTPLAHMRRTATQDTELEGQKIRAGDKLALWYISGNRDESVFPDPDRLIVDRENARRHLAFGYGIHRCVGARLAELQISILLEEMAKRRMRVHVEGEPSRVKACFVHGYRQMPVQIETY, encoded by the coding sequence ATGGCCACGCTTGCTCCACCCGCCGCCGCCCAATCCGCTCCCGCATCCGCCGGTGCCGCCACCGACAAGGCGATCGATCCGCTCGACGTCAGCCGCGCCGAGCTTTACGCCGAGGATCGCTGGCAGGAACCGTTCCGCCGGCTGCGCGCCGAGGCCCCGGTCTATTATTGCGAGGACAGCGCCTTTGGCCCTTACTGGTCGGTGTCGACCTACAAGCCGATCGTGCATGTCGAGGCGCTGCCCGAAATCTATTCGTCGCAGCCGACGATCACCATCGCCGACCCGATCGAGGGCGAGCCGCGCATGCCGATGTTCATCGCGATGGACCGGCCCAAGCATACCGAGCAGCGCCGCACCGTCTCCCCCGCCTTCACCCCCAGCGAGATCGGCCGCATGGCGATCGACGTGCGCCGCCGAACCGAGGAGATCCTCGACACGCTGCCCATCGGCCAGACCTTTGACTGGGTCGATAAGGTGTCGATCGAACTGACCACGCAGATGCTCGCCATCCTGTTCGATTTCCCGTGGGAAGACCGGCGCAAGCTGACCTTCTGGTCCGACTGGGCCGGCGATATCGAGCTCGTCCACAACGAGGACACCCGCCAGCAGCGGCTGATGCACATGTTCGAGTGTGCGGCCTATTTCCGCAAGCTGTGGGACGAGAAGAAGGGCAAGCCGATGACGCCCGACCTGATCTCGATGATGCTCCATTCCGACGCCATGTCGGAAATGGACGACATGGAGTTTCTGGGCAATCTGATCCTGCTGATCGTCGGCGGCAACGACACGACGCGCAACTCGATGAGTGCGGCGGTCTATGGCCTAAACCTGTTCCCCGACGAACGCACCAAGCTGGAAACCAATCCGGGGCTGATCCCCAATGCGGTGCAGGAAATCATCCGCTGGCAGACGCCGCTTGCGCATATGCGCCGCACCGCCACCCAGGACACCGAGCTTGAGGGGCAGAAGATCCGCGCCGGCGACAAGCTGGCGCTCTGGTATATCTCGGGCAACCGCGACGAGAGCGTGTTTCCCGATCCCGACCGGCTGATCGTCGACCGCGAAAATGCGCGGCGGCATCTGGCCTTTGGCTATGGCATCCATCGCTGCGTCGGCGCGCGCCTGGCCGAGCTGCAGATTTCGATCCTGCTGGAAGAAATGGCCAAAAGGCGGATGCGCGTCCATGTCGAGGGCGAGCCGTCGCGGGTGAAGGCCTGCTTCGTCCATGGCTATCGCCAGATGCCGGTGCAGATCGAAACCTATTGA
- a CDS encoding DUF815 domain-containing protein has product MTSAELARIAAALERLAPPPPAMADPLAHPAYLWTGATLVAARAFQPVPIDLLTGIDDQKQAVRTNLERLAAGAAAHDMLLWGARGMGKSALAKSAVAAVQAAGGALALVEVAGSEVARDGALAGLAALFAQLDGVPRSFLLFIDDLGFAADSPAPRRLRALLDGGAEARPANVRLCVTSNRRHIVPRDLAEEAAAANPRDAADDRLALADRFGLSLGFHALDQDGYLAIIAAYCAAHGLAFAADDALAFALQRGQRSGRVARHYVTDLLGRVGRPEQAGFADI; this is encoded by the coding sequence ATGACCAGTGCCGAACTCGCCCGCATCGCCGCCGCGCTCGAACGGCTCGCGCCGCCGCCGCCCGCCATGGCCGATCCGCTCGCCCATCCCGCCTATCTGTGGACCGGCGCTACGCTGGTCGCGGCCCGCGCCTTTCAGCCGGTGCCGATCGATCTGCTGACCGGCATCGACGATCAGAAACAGGCGGTGCGCACCAATCTGGAGCGGCTCGCCGCGGGCGCTGCCGCGCACGACATGCTGCTCTGGGGCGCGCGGGGCATGGGCAAGTCGGCGCTCGCCAAAAGCGCGGTCGCCGCCGTGCAGGCGGCCGGCGGCGCGCTGGCGCTGGTGGAGGTGGCGGGGAGCGAGGTTGCGCGGGACGGCGCGCTGGCGGGGCTGGCCGCGCTGTTCGCGCAGCTGGATGGCGTGCCCCGGTCGTTCCTGCTGTTCATCGACGATCTGGGCTTTGCCGCCGACAGCCCGGCGCCGCGCCGGCTGCGCGCGCTGCTCGACGGCGGGGCGGAGGCGCGGCCCGCCAATGTCCGGCTGTGCGTCACCTCCAACCGCCGCCACATCGTGCCGCGCGACCTGGCCGAGGAAGCCGCCGCCGCCAATCCGCGCGATGCCGCCGACGACCGGCTGGCGCTGGCCGACCGGTTCGGGCTGAGCCTTGGTTTCCACGCGCTCGACCAGGACGGATATCTGGCGATCATCGCCGCCTATTGCGCCGCCCATGGCCTTGCCTTTGCCGCCGATGACGCGCTGGCGTTCGCGCTCCAGCGCGGCCAGCGCTCGGGGCGGGTGGCGCGCCATTACGTCACCGATCTGCTCGGCCGCGTCGGGCGGCCCGAACAGGCTGGATTTGCAGACATATAG